In one Tachysurus vachellii isolate PV-2020 chromosome 24, HZAU_Pvac_v1, whole genome shotgun sequence genomic region, the following are encoded:
- the LOC132839328 gene encoding uncharacterized protein LOC132839328 isoform X3, protein MERIISECTDREETEEETKKEDDLSGVERQKAWEPNFYCNVTKEIHYYAGHEIRIYESLDTYGATIWPAGVALCRYLDSNRRTIDLQDKAVLELGAGTGLVSIVASLLGAWVTASDLPELMGNLRCNLSRNTRGYCRYTPQVAVVTWGYDLEQTFPRSVYRYDYILAADVVYHHDFLVELLVTMRHFCQPGTTLIWANKIRFESDLVFTENFKKTFNTMLLADMGEIKIYSATMKDEVEVENDYPVMVLEDAAKQETESEKRNFGDINKMQDQCADEDEVEESNRDSQQKNVNTTGEETEDKCEDKYKEAESHDSERNEQSVFQRCSSPSMEYKLDKEVYNFHGHKICIENSNSDITCPAAVALCKFLETPAGREQIALHDRTVLELHAGTGLLSIVATLLGARVTATDQPESLENLRSNLYQNTRSHQQHKPRVAALTHDLEQIFPHSKCHYDYVLAAEALYNHDCFTELLVSMKHFCQPGTNLIWAIKVCYPSDLIFIDDFNKAFHTTMLAELDRVRIYLATHKAPDNEDDLMNTTSMEEEMEKCRSAWNNTEDGNPTREKTRNSQDCSIDSEENKGRCEEAVLRHQELKHEQELNVGTDSEGKESLVHDESDEESSCQRIWESKFYFPGKEIHYFMGQKIIIEESFDSYGAMIWPAAVALCKFLETAKGSQQINLHDKTVLEIGAGTGLLSTAITLLGAKLTATDLPEILNNLRYNLNRNTRWLRRHEPQVKELSWGFELEKTFPRSLHHYDYVLAADVVYHHNFLDELLATMHHFCQPGTTLIWANKIRYPSDLTFLEHFENIFHTTLLAELEEVRIYSATYKSS, encoded by the exons ATGGAGAGAATCATATCCGAGTGCACAGACCGAGAGGAAACAGAAGAGGAAACAAAAAAGGAAGACG ACCTCAGCGGTGTGGAGCGTCAGAAAGCCTGGGAACCAAACTTCTACTGCAATGTGACCAAGGAGATTCATTACTATGCTGGACATGAAATCAGGATCTATGAGTCTCTTGATACTTATGGTGCCACCATCTGGCCTGCG GGAGTCGCACTATGTCGGTATCTGGATTCTAATCGAAGAACGATTGATCTGCAAGACAAAGCAGTCTTAGAGCTTGGAGCAGGAACTGGCTTGGTATCCATTGTGGCCAGCCTCTTGG GTGCTTGGGTCACCGCCAGTGACCTTCCTGAACTCATGGGAAACCTGCGATGTAACTTGAGCAGAAACACAAGAGGATACTGTAGATACACACCCCAAGTGGCAGTGGTGACATGGGGCTATGACCTTGAGCAAACCTTTCCCCGCTCTGTTTATCGATACGATTACATTTTGGCCGCAGACGTAGTCTACCATCATGACTTCTTAGTCGAGCTGTTAGTGACCATGCGCCATTTCTGCCAACCAGGCACGACCCTGATCTGGGCCAATAAGATCCGCTTTGAGTCTGATCTGGTATTTACGGAGAACTTTAAAAAGACCTTTAACACCATGTTACTTGCAGATATGGGTGAGATTAAAATTTACTCTGCCACCATGAAAGATGAGGTTGAGGTAGAAAATGATTATCCAGTGATGGTGTTAGAGGATGCAGCGAAGCAGGAAACTGAGTCGGAAAAGCGCAACTTTGGAGATATTAACAAGATGCAGGATCAGTGTGCGGATGAGGATGAAGTGGAGGAATCCAACAGAGATTCACAGCAAAAGAATGTCAATACTACAGGAGAAGAAACTGAAGATAAGTGTGaagataaatacaaagaag CAGAATCACATGACTCAGAGAGGAATGAACAGTCGGTCTTCCAGAGATGCTCTTCACCCAGCATGGAGTATAAACTAGACAAAGAGGTTTATAACTTTCATGGTCACAAAATCTGCATTGAAAATTCCAACAGTGACATCACATGTCCCGCT GCAGTGGCTTTATGCAAATTCCTTGAAACACCAGCAGGTCGAGAGCAGATTGCTTTACATGACCGAACTGTACTAGAGCTGCATGCAGGAACAGGATTGCTGTCAATAGTAGCTACGCTGTTGG GTGCCAGAGTAACAGCTACAGACCAACCAGAAAGCTTGGAGAATCTAAGAAGTAACTTGTATCAAAATACAAGAAGTCATCAGCAGCACAAACCTCGGGTGGCAGCGCTAACACATGACCTCGAGCAAATCTTCCCCCATTCCAAGTGTCATTATGATTACGTGCTGGCAGCTGAGGCGCTCTACAACCACGACTGCTTTACTGAGCTATTGGTTTCCATGAAACATTTCTGCCAACCAGGCACAAATCTGATCTGGGCTATTAAAGTGTGTTACCCGTCTGACCTGATCTTCATTGACGACTTCAATAAAGCTTTCCATACCACCATGCTCGCAGAGCTGGATAGGGTGAGGATTTACTTGGCAACTCACAAAGCTCCAGACAATGAGGATGACCTGATGAACACAACAAGCATGGAGGAAGAGATGGAAAAGTGTCGGTCAGCATGGAACAACACAGAGGATGGGAATCCAACCAGGGAAAAGACACGAAACAGCCAAGATTGCAGTATAGATAGTGAAGAAAATAAGGGAAGATGTGAAGAAGCTGTTCTACGTCACCAGGAACTGAAGCATGAGCAAGAACTAAATGTAGGAACTGACAGTGAAGGAAAAGAGTCCCTGGTTCATG ATGAGTCAGATGAAGAGTCATCTTGTCAGAGGATTTGGGAATCCAAATTTTACTTTCCTGGCAAAGAGATTCACTACTTCATGGGTCAGAAAATCATCATAGAGGAGTCATTTGATTCGTACGGCGCCATGATTTGGCCTGCG GCAGTGGCTCTTTGTAAATTCCTGGAAACAGCAAAAGGGAGCCAGCAAATTAATCTACATGACAAAACAGTTCTGGAGATTGGCGCAGGGACTGGGCTACTCTCAACTGCCATTACCTTGCTTG GTGCCAAATTAACAGCCACAGATCTGCCAGAAATCTTAAATAATCTGAGATATAACCTCAATCGGAATACCAGGTGGCTGCGCAGACATGAACCTCAGGTAAAAGAATTGTCCTGGGGTTTCGAGTTAGAAAAAACCTTCCCTCGCTCCTTACACCACTACGACTACGTGCTGGCAGCCGACGTGGTTTACCATCATAACTTCCTAGACGAGCTTCTAGCCACCATGCATCATTTCTGTCAACCAGGCACAACTCTCATCTGGGCCAATAAGATACGATATCCGTCTGACCTGACCTTCTTAGAACACTTTGAGAACATTTTCCACACCACACTATTAGCGGAGCTGGAGGAGGTACGGATTTATAGCGCCACATATAAATCTTCATAA
- the LOC132839328 gene encoding uncharacterized protein LOC132839328 isoform X1, whose amino-acid sequence MERIISECTDREETEEETKKEDDLSGVERQKAWEPNFYCNVTKEIHYYAGHEIRIYESLDTYGATIWPAGVALCRYLDSNRRTIDLQDKAVLELGAGTGLVSIVASLLGAWVTASDLPELMGNLRCNLSRNTRGYCRYTPQVAVVTWGYDLEQTFPRSVYRYDYILAADVVYHHDFLVELLVTMRHFCQPGTTLIWANKIRFESDLVFTENFKKTFNTMLLADMGEIKIYSATMKDEVEVENDYPVMVLEDAAKQETESEKRNFGDINKMQDQCADEDEVEESNRDSQQKNVNTTGEETEDKCEDKYKEAESHDSERNEQSVFQRCSSPSMEYKLDKEVYNFHGHKICIENSNSDITCPAAVALCKFLETPAGREQIALHDRTVLELHAGTGLLSIVATLLGARVTATDQPESLENLRSNLYQNTRSHQQHKPRVAALTHDLEQIFPHSKCHYDYVLAAEALYNHDCFTELLVSMKHFCQPGTNLIWAIKVCYPSDLIFIDDFNKAFHTTMLAELDRVRIYLATHKAPDNEDDLMNTTSMEEEMEKCRSAWNNTEDGNPTREKTRNSQDCSIDSEENKGRCEEAVLRHQELKHEQELNVGTDSEGKESLVHGESESFFTDESDEESSCQRIWESKFYFPGKEIHYFMGQKIIIEESFDSYGAMIWPAAVALCKFLETAKGSQQINLHDKTVLEIGAGTGLLSTAITLLGAKLTATDLPEILNNLRYNLNRNTRWLRRHEPQVKELSWGFELEKTFPRSLHHYDYVLAADVVYHHNFLDELLATMHHFCQPGTTLIWANKIRYPSDLTFLEHFENIFHTTLLAELEEVRIYSATYKSS is encoded by the exons ATGGAGAGAATCATATCCGAGTGCACAGACCGAGAGGAAACAGAAGAGGAAACAAAAAAGGAAGACG ACCTCAGCGGTGTGGAGCGTCAGAAAGCCTGGGAACCAAACTTCTACTGCAATGTGACCAAGGAGATTCATTACTATGCTGGACATGAAATCAGGATCTATGAGTCTCTTGATACTTATGGTGCCACCATCTGGCCTGCG GGAGTCGCACTATGTCGGTATCTGGATTCTAATCGAAGAACGATTGATCTGCAAGACAAAGCAGTCTTAGAGCTTGGAGCAGGAACTGGCTTGGTATCCATTGTGGCCAGCCTCTTGG GTGCTTGGGTCACCGCCAGTGACCTTCCTGAACTCATGGGAAACCTGCGATGTAACTTGAGCAGAAACACAAGAGGATACTGTAGATACACACCCCAAGTGGCAGTGGTGACATGGGGCTATGACCTTGAGCAAACCTTTCCCCGCTCTGTTTATCGATACGATTACATTTTGGCCGCAGACGTAGTCTACCATCATGACTTCTTAGTCGAGCTGTTAGTGACCATGCGCCATTTCTGCCAACCAGGCACGACCCTGATCTGGGCCAATAAGATCCGCTTTGAGTCTGATCTGGTATTTACGGAGAACTTTAAAAAGACCTTTAACACCATGTTACTTGCAGATATGGGTGAGATTAAAATTTACTCTGCCACCATGAAAGATGAGGTTGAGGTAGAAAATGATTATCCAGTGATGGTGTTAGAGGATGCAGCGAAGCAGGAAACTGAGTCGGAAAAGCGCAACTTTGGAGATATTAACAAGATGCAGGATCAGTGTGCGGATGAGGATGAAGTGGAGGAATCCAACAGAGATTCACAGCAAAAGAATGTCAATACTACAGGAGAAGAAACTGAAGATAAGTGTGaagataaatacaaagaag CAGAATCACATGACTCAGAGAGGAATGAACAGTCGGTCTTCCAGAGATGCTCTTCACCCAGCATGGAGTATAAACTAGACAAAGAGGTTTATAACTTTCATGGTCACAAAATCTGCATTGAAAATTCCAACAGTGACATCACATGTCCCGCT GCAGTGGCTTTATGCAAATTCCTTGAAACACCAGCAGGTCGAGAGCAGATTGCTTTACATGACCGAACTGTACTAGAGCTGCATGCAGGAACAGGATTGCTGTCAATAGTAGCTACGCTGTTGG GTGCCAGAGTAACAGCTACAGACCAACCAGAAAGCTTGGAGAATCTAAGAAGTAACTTGTATCAAAATACAAGAAGTCATCAGCAGCACAAACCTCGGGTGGCAGCGCTAACACATGACCTCGAGCAAATCTTCCCCCATTCCAAGTGTCATTATGATTACGTGCTGGCAGCTGAGGCGCTCTACAACCACGACTGCTTTACTGAGCTATTGGTTTCCATGAAACATTTCTGCCAACCAGGCACAAATCTGATCTGGGCTATTAAAGTGTGTTACCCGTCTGACCTGATCTTCATTGACGACTTCAATAAAGCTTTCCATACCACCATGCTCGCAGAGCTGGATAGGGTGAGGATTTACTTGGCAACTCACAAAGCTCCAGACAATGAGGATGACCTGATGAACACAACAAGCATGGAGGAAGAGATGGAAAAGTGTCGGTCAGCATGGAACAACACAGAGGATGGGAATCCAACCAGGGAAAAGACACGAAACAGCCAAGATTGCAGTATAGATAGTGAAGAAAATAAGGGAAGATGTGAAGAAGCTGTTCTACGTCACCAGGAACTGAAGCATGAGCAAGAACTAAATGTAGGAACTGACAGTGAAGGAAAAGAGTCCCTGGTTCATGGTGAATCTGAGTCTTTTTTTACAG ATGAGTCAGATGAAGAGTCATCTTGTCAGAGGATTTGGGAATCCAAATTTTACTTTCCTGGCAAAGAGATTCACTACTTCATGGGTCAGAAAATCATCATAGAGGAGTCATTTGATTCGTACGGCGCCATGATTTGGCCTGCG GCAGTGGCTCTTTGTAAATTCCTGGAAACAGCAAAAGGGAGCCAGCAAATTAATCTACATGACAAAACAGTTCTGGAGATTGGCGCAGGGACTGGGCTACTCTCAACTGCCATTACCTTGCTTG GTGCCAAATTAACAGCCACAGATCTGCCAGAAATCTTAAATAATCTGAGATATAACCTCAATCGGAATACCAGGTGGCTGCGCAGACATGAACCTCAGGTAAAAGAATTGTCCTGGGGTTTCGAGTTAGAAAAAACCTTCCCTCGCTCCTTACACCACTACGACTACGTGCTGGCAGCCGACGTGGTTTACCATCATAACTTCCTAGACGAGCTTCTAGCCACCATGCATCATTTCTGTCAACCAGGCACAACTCTCATCTGGGCCAATAAGATACGATATCCGTCTGACCTGACCTTCTTAGAACACTTTGAGAACATTTTCCACACCACACTATTAGCGGAGCTGGAGGAGGTACGGATTTATAGCGCCACATATAAATCTTCATAA
- the LOC132839328 gene encoding uncharacterized protein LOC132839328 isoform X2 has product MERIISECTDREETEEETKKEDDLSGVERQKAWEPNFYCNVTKEIHYYAGHEIRIYESLDTYGATIWPAGVALCRYLDSNRRTIDLQDKAVLELGAGTGLVSIVASLLGAWVTASDLPELMGNLRCNLSRNTRGYCRYTPQVAVVTWGYDLEQTFPRSVYRYDYILAADVVYHHDFLVELLVTMRHFCQPGTTLIWANKIRFESDLVFTENFKKTFNTMLLADMGEIKIYSATMKDEVEVENDYPVMVLEDAAKQETESEKRNFGDINKMQDQCADEDEVEESNRDSQQKNVNTTGEETEDKCEDKYKEESHDSERNEQSVFQRCSSPSMEYKLDKEVYNFHGHKICIENSNSDITCPAAVALCKFLETPAGREQIALHDRTVLELHAGTGLLSIVATLLGARVTATDQPESLENLRSNLYQNTRSHQQHKPRVAALTHDLEQIFPHSKCHYDYVLAAEALYNHDCFTELLVSMKHFCQPGTNLIWAIKVCYPSDLIFIDDFNKAFHTTMLAELDRVRIYLATHKAPDNEDDLMNTTSMEEEMEKCRSAWNNTEDGNPTREKTRNSQDCSIDSEENKGRCEEAVLRHQELKHEQELNVGTDSEGKESLVHGESESFFTDESDEESSCQRIWESKFYFPGKEIHYFMGQKIIIEESFDSYGAMIWPAAVALCKFLETAKGSQQINLHDKTVLEIGAGTGLLSTAITLLGAKLTATDLPEILNNLRYNLNRNTRWLRRHEPQVKELSWGFELEKTFPRSLHHYDYVLAADVVYHHNFLDELLATMHHFCQPGTTLIWANKIRYPSDLTFLEHFENIFHTTLLAELEEVRIYSATYKSS; this is encoded by the exons ATGGAGAGAATCATATCCGAGTGCACAGACCGAGAGGAAACAGAAGAGGAAACAAAAAAGGAAGACG ACCTCAGCGGTGTGGAGCGTCAGAAAGCCTGGGAACCAAACTTCTACTGCAATGTGACCAAGGAGATTCATTACTATGCTGGACATGAAATCAGGATCTATGAGTCTCTTGATACTTATGGTGCCACCATCTGGCCTGCG GGAGTCGCACTATGTCGGTATCTGGATTCTAATCGAAGAACGATTGATCTGCAAGACAAAGCAGTCTTAGAGCTTGGAGCAGGAACTGGCTTGGTATCCATTGTGGCCAGCCTCTTGG GTGCTTGGGTCACCGCCAGTGACCTTCCTGAACTCATGGGAAACCTGCGATGTAACTTGAGCAGAAACACAAGAGGATACTGTAGATACACACCCCAAGTGGCAGTGGTGACATGGGGCTATGACCTTGAGCAAACCTTTCCCCGCTCTGTTTATCGATACGATTACATTTTGGCCGCAGACGTAGTCTACCATCATGACTTCTTAGTCGAGCTGTTAGTGACCATGCGCCATTTCTGCCAACCAGGCACGACCCTGATCTGGGCCAATAAGATCCGCTTTGAGTCTGATCTGGTATTTACGGAGAACTTTAAAAAGACCTTTAACACCATGTTACTTGCAGATATGGGTGAGATTAAAATTTACTCTGCCACCATGAAAGATGAGGTTGAGGTAGAAAATGATTATCCAGTGATGGTGTTAGAGGATGCAGCGAAGCAGGAAACTGAGTCGGAAAAGCGCAACTTTGGAGATATTAACAAGATGCAGGATCAGTGTGCGGATGAGGATGAAGTGGAGGAATCCAACAGAGATTCACAGCAAAAGAATGTCAATACTACAGGAGAAGAAACTGAAGATAAGTGTGaagataaatacaaagaag AATCACATGACTCAGAGAGGAATGAACAGTCGGTCTTCCAGAGATGCTCTTCACCCAGCATGGAGTATAAACTAGACAAAGAGGTTTATAACTTTCATGGTCACAAAATCTGCATTGAAAATTCCAACAGTGACATCACATGTCCCGCT GCAGTGGCTTTATGCAAATTCCTTGAAACACCAGCAGGTCGAGAGCAGATTGCTTTACATGACCGAACTGTACTAGAGCTGCATGCAGGAACAGGATTGCTGTCAATAGTAGCTACGCTGTTGG GTGCCAGAGTAACAGCTACAGACCAACCAGAAAGCTTGGAGAATCTAAGAAGTAACTTGTATCAAAATACAAGAAGTCATCAGCAGCACAAACCTCGGGTGGCAGCGCTAACACATGACCTCGAGCAAATCTTCCCCCATTCCAAGTGTCATTATGATTACGTGCTGGCAGCTGAGGCGCTCTACAACCACGACTGCTTTACTGAGCTATTGGTTTCCATGAAACATTTCTGCCAACCAGGCACAAATCTGATCTGGGCTATTAAAGTGTGTTACCCGTCTGACCTGATCTTCATTGACGACTTCAATAAAGCTTTCCATACCACCATGCTCGCAGAGCTGGATAGGGTGAGGATTTACTTGGCAACTCACAAAGCTCCAGACAATGAGGATGACCTGATGAACACAACAAGCATGGAGGAAGAGATGGAAAAGTGTCGGTCAGCATGGAACAACACAGAGGATGGGAATCCAACCAGGGAAAAGACACGAAACAGCCAAGATTGCAGTATAGATAGTGAAGAAAATAAGGGAAGATGTGAAGAAGCTGTTCTACGTCACCAGGAACTGAAGCATGAGCAAGAACTAAATGTAGGAACTGACAGTGAAGGAAAAGAGTCCCTGGTTCATGGTGAATCTGAGTCTTTTTTTACAG ATGAGTCAGATGAAGAGTCATCTTGTCAGAGGATTTGGGAATCCAAATTTTACTTTCCTGGCAAAGAGATTCACTACTTCATGGGTCAGAAAATCATCATAGAGGAGTCATTTGATTCGTACGGCGCCATGATTTGGCCTGCG GCAGTGGCTCTTTGTAAATTCCTGGAAACAGCAAAAGGGAGCCAGCAAATTAATCTACATGACAAAACAGTTCTGGAGATTGGCGCAGGGACTGGGCTACTCTCAACTGCCATTACCTTGCTTG GTGCCAAATTAACAGCCACAGATCTGCCAGAAATCTTAAATAATCTGAGATATAACCTCAATCGGAATACCAGGTGGCTGCGCAGACATGAACCTCAGGTAAAAGAATTGTCCTGGGGTTTCGAGTTAGAAAAAACCTTCCCTCGCTCCTTACACCACTACGACTACGTGCTGGCAGCCGACGTGGTTTACCATCATAACTTCCTAGACGAGCTTCTAGCCACCATGCATCATTTCTGTCAACCAGGCACAACTCTCATCTGGGCCAATAAGATACGATATCCGTCTGACCTGACCTTCTTAGAACACTTTGAGAACATTTTCCACACCACACTATTAGCGGAGCTGGAGGAGGTACGGATTTATAGCGCCACATATAAATCTTCATAA